From a single Microbacterium murale genomic region:
- a CDS encoding CGNR zinc finger domain-containing protein, with amino-acid sequence MHLNPYGEYAVLLAASLANDWPTHREGIVERTREAGMTMDFAHGVDDHTACRDVIDDWLLIVDSDRDEDRAAMLNDQMASAAAYPRLVDHNGEGWHLHYRDSNDALPFVLRAVISVGTSLHLVTRGMSRLCRCAAAPCTNVVVDVTRNGRQRYCSVRCANRAAVRRHRSRTAS; translated from the coding sequence ATGCATCTCAACCCTTACGGCGAGTACGCAGTGCTTCTTGCGGCATCCCTTGCGAATGACTGGCCGACCCATCGCGAAGGCATCGTCGAACGCACGCGCGAGGCCGGGATGACGATGGATTTCGCCCATGGGGTGGACGACCACACCGCCTGCCGCGACGTGATCGATGACTGGCTGCTGATCGTCGACAGCGATCGCGACGAGGACCGAGCGGCCATGCTCAACGACCAGATGGCGTCAGCGGCGGCTTATCCGCGACTGGTGGACCACAACGGCGAGGGATGGCACCTGCACTATCGCGACAGCAACGACGCGCTGCCGTTTGTGCTGCGGGCCGTGATCAGCGTCGGCACCTCCCTGCATCTCGTCACCCGGGGGATGAGTAGGCTGTGCCGTTGCGCCGCCGCGCCCTGCACGAATGTCGTGGTCGATGTGACCCGCAACGGACGTCAGCGCTATTGCTCGGTGCGGTGTGCGAACCGTGCCGCGGTCAGGCGCCATCGCTCGCGTACGGCATCCTGA
- a CDS encoding type IV toxin-antitoxin system AbiEi family antitoxin domain-containing protein has protein sequence MSFTTASAALRALGRMARTAELARLGVTEAELTRAVRTGTVVRPRQGVYALPDCGDELLHAASHGGTVGCCAAARMLGLWVLDVPEQHHIWLGRAGTPRSDCTGCRVHWDDGTVEVGILPPVHNVLLQMAICADEDTFFAAFESALRHHKISPGGITWLWSRLPRRRRWLIDFARSDADSGLESLFRLRMHRLGVTMRCQVSIRTVGEVDFVIGDRLIIEVDGRANHEREKERAKDLARDAAAATLGYETLRFTYAMIVHHWKSAEAAILAKIADRAHLRPVH, from the coding sequence ATGTCCTTCACAACGGCATCCGCCGCGCTGCGCGCCCTCGGGCGCATGGCACGCACCGCAGAGCTCGCTCGGCTCGGGGTGACAGAAGCCGAGCTCACCCGCGCGGTCCGCACAGGCACCGTCGTCCGTCCGCGCCAGGGAGTGTATGCGCTCCCCGATTGCGGGGACGAGCTGCTGCATGCGGCTTCCCACGGCGGAACCGTCGGATGCTGCGCCGCAGCAAGGATGCTCGGGCTGTGGGTCCTGGACGTCCCGGAGCAGCATCACATCTGGCTCGGCCGCGCAGGCACTCCACGATCCGACTGCACCGGATGCCGCGTGCACTGGGACGATGGCACGGTCGAGGTCGGTATCCTCCCGCCGGTGCACAACGTGCTTCTGCAGATGGCGATCTGTGCTGACGAAGACACCTTCTTCGCAGCGTTCGAGTCGGCCCTTCGGCATCACAAGATCTCGCCAGGCGGCATCACCTGGTTGTGGAGCCGCCTGCCCCGACGACGACGCTGGCTCATCGACTTCGCACGATCCGATGCCGACAGCGGGCTCGAATCGCTTTTCAGGCTGCGGATGCACCGGCTCGGCGTCACGATGCGCTGCCAGGTCAGCATCCGCACCGTCGGCGAAGTCGATTTCGTCATCGGCGACCGCCTGATCATCGAAGTGGATGGGCGGGCGAATCACGAGCGCGAGAAGGAAAGAGCCAAGGACCTCGCCCGCGACGCCGCCGCGGCAACTCTGGGTTACGAAACTCTGCGGTTCACGTACGCGATGATCGTCCACCATTGGAAGAGCGCCGAGGCCGCGATCCTCGCCAAGATCGCCGATCGCGCGCACCTGCGCCCCGTGCACTGA
- a CDS encoding aminodeoxychorismate lyase, translated as MTRRFALIIDPVDASEERADFAETFTVVDAAAPALSVGELSTQRGDGVFESIGVVDGHAQEVIPHLERLANSARLCDLPVPHQEQWRQAVAVAASECPAGESVIKLILSRGVEHGPTPTAWVTAAPASDFTKVRQVGIKVVTLDRGYGLDVAERAPWLLLGAKTLSYAVNMAALREAHRRGADDAIFLSSDGFVLEAPTASLILRFGDRFTTPAPTGGILHGTTQLSVYEHLAENGLDAGYDRIPASDLPRADAAWLVSSVRLAAPITTIDDVDVPVDHALTSELNHYLLSPRD; from the coding sequence ATGACCCGGCGCTTCGCTCTGATCATCGATCCCGTCGACGCCTCCGAGGAGCGCGCCGACTTCGCGGAGACGTTCACAGTCGTGGATGCTGCTGCTCCGGCGCTCAGCGTGGGGGAGCTCAGCACCCAACGAGGCGACGGCGTATTCGAGTCGATCGGCGTGGTCGACGGTCACGCCCAGGAGGTGATCCCGCACCTGGAGCGCCTGGCGAACTCGGCGCGGCTGTGCGATCTTCCCGTACCTCACCAGGAGCAGTGGCGCCAGGCCGTCGCTGTCGCCGCGTCGGAGTGTCCGGCGGGGGAGTCCGTGATCAAACTGATCCTCAGCCGCGGCGTCGAGCACGGCCCAACCCCGACCGCCTGGGTGACGGCGGCACCGGCATCCGATTTCACGAAAGTCCGGCAGGTCGGCATCAAGGTCGTCACCCTCGACCGGGGGTACGGCCTCGACGTGGCCGAGCGGGCTCCCTGGCTGCTGCTCGGGGCGAAGACGCTGTCGTATGCCGTCAACATGGCGGCGCTGCGGGAGGCTCATCGCCGGGGAGCGGACGACGCGATCTTCCTCTCCAGCGACGGGTTCGTGCTCGAAGCGCCGACCGCATCGCTCATCCTCCGATTCGGCGACCGCTTCACGACTCCGGCGCCGACCGGCGGGATCCTGCACGGTACGACCCAACTGAGCGTGTACGAGCACCTCGCCGAAAATGGCCTTGATGCCGGGTACGACCGCATTCCGGCATCCGATCTTCCCCGCGCCGATGCCGCCTGGCTGGTGTCCAGCGTCCGCCTCGCGGCGCCCATCACGACCATCGACGATGTCGACGTGCCCGTCGACCACGCCCTGACCTCGGAATTGAACCACTACCTCCTGTCGCCCCGCGACTGA
- a CDS encoding isochorismatase family protein, with the protein MTRALLIVDVQNDFTEGGALAVEGGDAVASGISAYLTTRASDYDVIAASRDWHDADSDNGGHFADDPDFVGTWPVHCVAGTPGADYDELFATDAVTHHVRKGQGKPAYSMFEGVADDDATVAAVLSARGVLSADIVGLATDHCVRATALDAIAHGVHVRVLTDLVAGVGADSSAAALAELAHAGAELIESAQVEGTGPDSADA; encoded by the coding sequence ATGACCAGGGCACTCCTCATCGTCGACGTGCAGAACGATTTCACCGAAGGCGGCGCGCTTGCTGTCGAGGGCGGGGATGCCGTGGCATCCGGAATTTCGGCGTATCTGACCACCCGGGCGAGCGATTACGACGTGATCGCGGCATCGCGCGACTGGCACGACGCCGACAGCGACAACGGCGGACACTTCGCCGATGACCCTGACTTCGTGGGCACCTGGCCCGTGCATTGCGTCGCAGGGACACCAGGGGCCGACTACGACGAGCTCTTCGCCACAGATGCCGTGACTCATCACGTCCGAAAAGGGCAGGGCAAGCCCGCGTACTCGATGTTCGAAGGCGTCGCGGACGACGACGCCACCGTGGCCGCTGTGCTCAGCGCACGCGGGGTGCTCTCGGCCGACATCGTAGGGCTGGCGACCGATCACTGCGTGCGGGCCACCGCGCTCGACGCGATCGCGCATGGTGTGCACGTTCGTGTGCTGACGGATCTGGTCGCAGGCGTCGGTGCGGACTCGAGTGCGGCAGCTCTCGCGGAGCTCGCCCACGCCGGCGCGGAGCTGATCGAGAGCGCGCAGGTGGAAGGCACTGGTCCTGACAGTGCCGACGCGTGA
- the sigK gene encoding ECF RNA polymerase sigma factor SigK, producing MVIDGVDMPEDGSAGDLAADLLVRVASGDQRAFADLYDLLSSRVFGLILRVLVNRSQSEEVLQEVFLEVWQSAGRFAPNKGQGRTWVLTIAHRRAVDRVRASQSSADRDVRVGMRDLGVAHDSVAEQVELSIEGGKVIAALATLPDPQREALVLSYYGGYSQSEIAVLIGAPLGTIKTRMRDGLSRLRSEMGVNA from the coding sequence ATGGTCATAGACGGCGTGGATATGCCGGAGGACGGTTCGGCGGGAGACCTCGCCGCCGACCTCCTCGTCCGCGTCGCCTCCGGAGACCAGAGAGCGTTCGCCGATCTGTACGATCTGCTCTCCTCGCGTGTCTTCGGGCTCATCCTGCGTGTGCTGGTCAACCGCTCGCAGAGCGAGGAAGTGCTCCAAGAGGTCTTTCTGGAAGTGTGGCAATCCGCAGGCCGGTTCGCTCCGAACAAGGGACAGGGGAGGACGTGGGTTCTCACGATCGCTCACCGCAGGGCGGTCGATCGGGTACGCGCGTCCCAGTCCAGCGCTGACCGCGACGTGCGGGTGGGTATGCGTGATCTCGGCGTCGCACATGACAGTGTCGCCGAGCAGGTCGAGTTGAGCATCGAGGGGGGCAAGGTCATCGCAGCTCTTGCGACGCTCCCGGATCCGCAACGGGAGGCATTGGTCCTGTCCTACTACGGCGGATACAGCCAGAGCGAGATCGCTGTGCTGATCGGTGCGCCATTGGGAACGATCAAGACGAGGATGAGAGATGGACTCTCACGTCTGCGAAGCGAGATGGGGGTGAATGCATGA
- a CDS encoding fasciclin domain-containing protein: MFSTKKKITAALSLGFASVLVLSGCSMGSDTAEEPTEPTAPETSEAPETMDPAGNLVGPGCEAYAEAVPDGGGSIEGMSKDPVAVAASNNPLLTTLVAAVSGQLNPDVNLVDTLNGDEFTVFAPVDEAFAKIDPATIEALKTDSATLSSILTYHVVPGQIAPEDIAGMHTTVQGADLEVTGSGDEWMVNDANVICGGVQTANATVYLIDSVLMPPAE, from the coding sequence ATGTTCAGCACCAAGAAGAAGATCACCGCAGCTCTCTCGCTCGGCTTCGCCAGCGTTCTCGTGCTGTCGGGTTGTTCGATGGGTTCAGACACGGCTGAAGAGCCGACTGAGCCGACCGCCCCTGAGACGTCTGAGGCGCCCGAGACGATGGATCCGGCGGGCAACCTCGTCGGTCCTGGTTGCGAGGCGTATGCCGAGGCAGTCCCGGACGGCGGCGGATCGATCGAGGGGATGTCGAAGGACCCGGTTGCCGTCGCAGCATCCAACAATCCGCTGCTGACGACCCTTGTCGCTGCCGTGAGCGGCCAGCTCAACCCTGATGTGAATCTCGTCGACACTCTGAACGGTGACGAGTTCACTGTATTCGCACCGGTCGACGAAGCATTCGCCAAGATCGACCCGGCCACCATCGAGGCTCTGAAGACCGACTCGGCCACGCTGTCGTCGATCCTCACCTACCACGTGGTTCCCGGCCAGATCGCTCCCGAGGACATCGCCGGCATGCACACCACAGTGCAGGGCGCCGACCTCGAGGTCACCGGCAGCGGCGACGAGTGGATGGTCAACGACGCGAACGTGATCTGCGGTGGAGTCCAGACCGCGAACGCGACCGTGTACCTGATCGACTCGGTCCTCATGCCCCCGGCTGAGTAA
- the tmk gene encoding dTMP kinase has protein sequence MTARSGVWITLEGGDGSGKTTQAELLEKWLTDAGHTVLRTREPGGSEVGHLIRDIVLHHRGDIAPRAEALLYAADRAHHVATVVRPALERGEIVLQDRYLDSSVAYQGAGRVLDATEVRELSLWAAEGALPDLTLLLDLDAATARTRLDSADKPFDRLESEKAEFHTRVRESFLALAAAEPERFLVLDAAQAPEVIAAGIRARVAALV, from the coding sequence GTGACTGCGCGCTCAGGAGTGTGGATCACGCTCGAGGGCGGCGACGGCTCGGGGAAGACGACTCAAGCTGAACTGCTGGAGAAGTGGCTGACGGATGCTGGGCACACTGTGCTGCGCACAAGAGAGCCGGGTGGCAGCGAGGTCGGTCACCTGATCCGCGACATCGTGCTGCACCACAGGGGCGATATCGCCCCGCGTGCCGAGGCGCTGCTGTACGCGGCCGACCGCGCGCACCACGTCGCCACGGTTGTGAGGCCGGCGCTCGAGCGTGGAGAGATCGTGCTGCAGGATCGCTACCTCGATTCCTCCGTCGCCTACCAGGGTGCCGGACGCGTGCTCGATGCCACCGAAGTGCGCGAGCTGTCGCTGTGGGCGGCCGAGGGAGCATTGCCTGATTTGACGCTGCTGCTCGATCTTGACGCGGCGACCGCCAGGACCCGTCTTGATTCTGCAGACAAGCCGTTCGATCGGCTGGAGTCCGAGAAGGCCGAGTTCCACACCCGCGTGCGGGAGTCGTTCCTCGCGCTCGCCGCTGCGGAGCCCGAGCGCTTCCTGGTGCTGGATGCCGCGCAGGCCCCCGAGGTCATCGCCGCCGGCATCCGTGCCCGAGTCGCGGCTCTCGTCTGA
- a CDS encoding alpha/beta hydrolase has product MMLSGCLYSLIPEGAEPRPSTTNEPDTEGVSAELLPFYEQTLEWAECDGGAAGFDCAYVTAPLDWENPSDGATIELSVVRHQATGSPMGSLLTNPGGPGGSGRDFILDSLDYGVGADLIKNYDVIGFDPRGVGDSTAVQCFDAANMDKYLYDIPTAARGTDAWEAELTTADQAFADACEANSAGILPFVTTVNSARDMDLIRAVLGDKQLNYLGYSYGTFLGATYAELYPEKAGRLVLDGAIDPAVPGLDVGATQAIGFEAALRAYMQDCLDSGSCPFNGTVDEAMADLGALLASVDRTPLKNDDGRMLGADSLMTAIIAALYSEDSWEFLTQALDEALQGDPYSAFYLADFYNGREDGTYLDNSSEAFTAYNCMDYPLEDDQAAEDAMMAKVEAGAPTIAPYWSGPDTCAVWPYPPTGTRGEIHAEGAGPILVVGTTNDPATPYEWSVSLAEQLEEGVLITRVGEGHTGYNKGNTCVDEAVEAYFLDDVVPEADLECS; this is encoded by the coding sequence ATGATGCTCAGCGGATGCCTGTACTCGTTGATCCCGGAAGGCGCCGAGCCGAGGCCGTCCACGACGAACGAGCCGGACACCGAGGGCGTCTCGGCAGAGTTGCTGCCCTTCTACGAGCAGACGTTGGAGTGGGCCGAGTGCGACGGCGGAGCCGCAGGATTCGACTGTGCATACGTGACCGCTCCGCTGGACTGGGAGAACCCATCGGACGGGGCGACGATAGAGCTCTCGGTCGTCCGGCACCAGGCGACCGGTTCGCCGATGGGGTCGCTGCTGACCAACCCCGGCGGCCCCGGTGGCAGTGGGCGTGACTTCATCCTCGACAGCCTCGACTACGGGGTCGGCGCCGATCTGATCAAGAACTACGACGTGATCGGCTTCGACCCGCGCGGGGTCGGCGACTCCACCGCCGTGCAGTGCTTCGACGCCGCGAACATGGACAAGTACCTCTACGACATCCCGACGGCAGCGCGGGGAACCGACGCGTGGGAGGCCGAGCTCACCACGGCCGATCAGGCGTTCGCGGATGCCTGTGAGGCGAACAGCGCAGGCATTCTGCCGTTCGTCACCACGGTGAACTCGGCGCGTGACATGGATCTGATCCGCGCGGTGCTCGGCGACAAGCAGCTGAACTACCTCGGCTACTCCTACGGCACCTTCCTCGGCGCGACGTACGCTGAGCTGTACCCGGAGAAGGCCGGTCGTCTCGTGCTGGACGGCGCGATCGACCCGGCTGTTCCCGGCCTCGACGTCGGCGCCACCCAGGCCATCGGATTCGAGGCAGCGCTGCGCGCCTACATGCAGGACTGCCTGGACTCGGGCTCCTGCCCTTTCAACGGCACGGTCGACGAAGCCATGGCAGACCTCGGCGCGCTGCTCGCGAGCGTGGACCGCACGCCGCTCAAGAACGACGACGGACGCATGCTCGGCGCCGATTCGCTGATGACCGCCATCATCGCCGCGCTCTATTCCGAGGACAGCTGGGAGTTCCTCACACAGGCGCTCGACGAGGCGCTGCAGGGTGACCCGTACAGCGCGTTCTACCTCGCGGACTTCTACAACGGTCGCGAGGATGGCACCTACCTGGACAACTCCAGCGAGGCTTTCACCGCGTACAACTGCATGGACTACCCGCTGGAAGACGATCAGGCCGCTGAGGATGCCATGATGGCGAAGGTCGAGGCCGGAGCGCCGACGATCGCCCCGTACTGGAGCGGCCCTGACACCTGTGCCGTCTGGCCGTACCCTCCGACCGGCACGCGTGGCGAGATCCATGCCGAAGGCGCAGGTCCGATCCTCGTGGTCGGCACGACGAACGACCCGGCAACTCCGTACGAGTGGTCGGTCTCGCTCGCCGAGCAGCTCGAGGAGGGCGTACTCATCACCCGTGTCGGAGAGGGCCACACCGGGTACAACAAGGGGAACACCTGCGTGGATGAGGCTGTCGAGGCGTACTTCCTCGACGACGTCGTTCCTGAAGCTGACCTCGAATGCAGCTGA
- a CDS encoding type 1 glutamine amidotransferase domain-containing protein yields the protein MAELTDKRVAFLATNGFEDSELTGPWDAVTGGGASALMIAPEGSEITGKNGHVQTVDLSSADASADDFDALVLPGGVVNADHLRLDKPSIAFSRAFFEQHKPVGVICHGSWILIEADVVSGRTLTSYPSLATDLRNAGAAWVDEEVVVDQGLVSSRTPDDLPAFNSKVIEEIAEGRHSGQTA from the coding sequence ATGGCCGAGCTCACCGACAAGCGCGTCGCGTTCCTGGCGACGAACGGATTCGAGGACAGCGAACTCACCGGCCCCTGGGATGCCGTCACCGGCGGCGGCGCGTCCGCCCTGATGATCGCGCCGGAAGGGTCGGAGATCACCGGCAAGAACGGACACGTCCAGACCGTCGATCTCTCCTCCGCAGACGCTTCCGCAGACGACTTCGACGCCCTCGTGCTCCCGGGCGGCGTCGTGAACGCCGATCATCTGCGATTGGACAAGCCCTCGATCGCGTTCTCACGCGCCTTCTTCGAACAGCACAAGCCCGTCGGGGTGATCTGCCACGGATCCTGGATCCTCATCGAGGCCGACGTCGTCAGCGGTCGTACATTGACCAGCTACCCCAGTCTCGCCACTGATCTTCGCAATGCCGGAGCAGCCTGGGTCGATGAGGAGGTCGTCGTCGATCAGGGTCTGGTCTCGAGCCGCACACCGGACGACCTCCCGGCGTTCAATTCCAAGGTGATCGAGGAGATCGCCGAGGGAAGGCACTCCGGCCAGACGGCGTGA
- a CDS encoding IMPACT family protein yields MIKKSRFIAHAEPVASAEDADRVIAAVKHEAWGARHNCSAQVTGALGDQARSSDDGEPSGTAGVPMLEVLLRRELTDVVVVVTRYFGGVKLGAGGLVRAYSSAVSEALELATIVDRRMLSSVAVTVEHADAGRYDNLLREWVRTRGALLGDPVYRAKAEFVVWAPPSELPALSAELAAASSGSVRPVLTGAEKLVGIPRHSSRD; encoded by the coding sequence GTGATCAAGAAATCCCGATTCATCGCGCACGCGGAGCCGGTCGCGTCTGCGGAGGACGCGGATCGGGTCATCGCGGCGGTGAAGCACGAGGCGTGGGGTGCACGTCACAACTGCTCGGCCCAGGTCACGGGAGCCCTCGGCGATCAGGCGCGCTCCTCGGATGACGGCGAACCGTCCGGCACGGCGGGGGTGCCGATGCTGGAGGTGCTGCTGCGCCGCGAGCTCACCGATGTCGTCGTGGTGGTCACGCGGTATTTCGGTGGTGTCAAGCTCGGCGCCGGGGGCCTGGTTCGCGCTTACTCCTCTGCCGTCTCGGAAGCGCTCGAGCTCGCGACGATCGTCGATCGACGGATGCTCTCGTCCGTCGCGGTCACGGTCGAGCATGCGGATGCCGGACGCTACGACAACCTGCTGCGCGAGTGGGTGCGCACGCGTGGTGCCCTCCTCGGCGACCCGGTGTACCGCGCGAAGGCGGAGTTCGTGGTGTGGGCCCCGCCGTCGGAGCTGCCGGCGCTGTCCGCCGAACTGGCGGCGGCCTCCAGCGGTTCCGTGCGGCCGGTGCTCACCGGCGCGGAGAAGCTGGTCGGCATCCCGAGGCACTCGTCGCGCGACTGA
- a CDS encoding anti-sigma factor has product MNEKEFDELSAGHALHALSDADEQRYAQALADHPQWQAIAEDDVQTAHLLAAASSSTPPPSNIRAALLAQIAATPQESDGPAEETQTATAEGLLRPPRRWVRAVFALAACLVLLVGLGFGIATLTSQLATPASVVALEEIQSASDAQQASVELESGAVATAHWSASVGSAVLVADGLEPLTDDQTYELWFVRGDEPVPAGLFEADAGNATALLDGDMHEGDVIAVTVEPAGGSPTGQPTSDPIIAIPTA; this is encoded by the coding sequence ATGAACGAGAAGGAATTCGACGAGCTGTCGGCAGGGCATGCCCTCCACGCGCTGTCGGACGCCGATGAGCAGCGCTATGCGCAAGCCCTCGCCGATCACCCGCAATGGCAGGCGATCGCCGAAGACGACGTCCAGACTGCGCACTTGCTCGCCGCCGCCTCATCGTCGACACCGCCACCTTCGAACATCCGTGCCGCCCTGCTCGCACAGATCGCCGCAACTCCGCAGGAGAGCGACGGGCCAGCAGAAGAGACGCAGACCGCGACCGCGGAGGGCCTCCTGAGGCCGCCTCGTAGATGGGTTCGCGCCGTCTTCGCGCTGGCCGCATGCCTGGTGCTGCTCGTGGGGCTCGGCTTCGGAATCGCCACCCTGACGTCGCAGCTGGCCACTCCGGCATCCGTCGTCGCGCTCGAGGAGATCCAATCGGCTTCCGATGCGCAGCAGGCGTCTGTGGAGCTGGAATCCGGCGCTGTGGCCACCGCGCACTGGTCGGCGTCGGTGGGCAGCGCAGTGCTCGTCGCAGACGGACTCGAACCGCTCACCGATGATCAGACGTACGAGCTCTGGTTCGTGCGCGGCGATGAACCAGTTCCGGCCGGGCTTTTCGAGGCGGATGCCGGGAACGCGACCGCTCTGCTCGACGGTGACATGCACGAAGGCGACGTGATCGCCGTGACAGTGGAGCCGGCCGGCGGATCACCGACCGGGCAGCCGACGAGCGATCCGATCATCGCGATCCCCACTGCCTGA
- a CDS encoding DUF1697 domain-containing protein codes for MSRSVLLLRAVNVSGRNLVPMARLREVLASETDLVGVSTYIASGNIVCDQPADAVASCARVREVITTEFGVDTPVIARTHDELTGSLAAQPFDDGVERLVHAMFLEGEPAREGVVALEERLVPGERIALVASDLWISYSELGVQATKLTKAALDKALGVAGTARNLRTVRKLVELTA; via the coding sequence GTGAGCCGTAGCGTCCTGCTCCTGCGTGCCGTGAACGTCAGCGGGCGCAATCTCGTACCGATGGCGCGTCTGCGCGAGGTGCTCGCGTCCGAGACCGATCTCGTCGGCGTTTCCACTTACATCGCCAGCGGCAACATCGTCTGCGACCAACCGGCTGATGCCGTGGCATCCTGCGCGCGCGTCCGTGAGGTGATCACGACGGAGTTCGGCGTCGACACCCCGGTGATCGCACGCACGCACGACGAGCTCACGGGATCGCTCGCCGCCCAGCCTTTCGACGACGGGGTCGAGAGGCTGGTGCACGCGATGTTCCTTGAGGGCGAGCCTGCGAGAGAAGGCGTCGTCGCGCTCGAGGAGCGCCTTGTGCCGGGGGAGCGGATCGCGCTCGTGGCAAGCGATCTCTGGATCTCCTACAGCGAACTCGGGGTGCAGGCCACCAAGCTCACGAAAGCGGCTCTGGACAAGGCGCTCGGAGTCGCAGGCACGGCGCGCAACCTGCGCACCGTGCGGAAGCTCGTCGAACTCACCGCGTGA
- a CDS encoding DNA polymerase III subunit delta', whose translation MPSAASLAPFPWTDVWGQDDAVDALRTAASDPAALSHAWLITGPPGSGRSTLAYAFAAALIADSPDDEHTMRQVLAGTHPDVTALRTDKVIITIKEARSLVERSYFAPSAGRYRVIVVEDADRMVERTSNVLLKALEEPPENTVWILCAPSEADLLPTIRSRVRPLRLREPDVDDVARLIVQRTGADEVTAEQAARHSQRHIGMAQRLATDDAARRRRDTTLRSVLGVRGVGSAVEVAGHIIQAATDDAKALTAERDAAERSSLLRTVGIAEGQAVPPALRSQISALEDDQKKRATRSLRDGIDRVLTDLQSMFRDVVMLQYGRGDDLINRELRDDLSAMAQAWPVTRTLVVLDHLAETREALERNVAPTLALESLLVTVASGRKP comes from the coding sequence ATGCCATCTGCCGCCTCGCTCGCCCCGTTCCCGTGGACGGACGTCTGGGGGCAGGATGACGCGGTCGACGCCCTGCGCACCGCAGCATCCGATCCCGCCGCGCTCTCTCATGCCTGGCTGATCACCGGCCCTCCCGGATCCGGGCGGTCCACCCTCGCGTACGCGTTCGCGGCGGCACTCATCGCCGACAGCCCCGACGACGAGCACACGATGCGGCAGGTTCTCGCGGGCACGCATCCAGACGTCACTGCGCTGCGAACCGACAAGGTCATCATCACCATCAAAGAGGCGAGATCGCTGGTCGAGCGCTCGTACTTCGCTCCGTCAGCCGGCCGCTACCGCGTCATCGTCGTGGAAGACGCCGACCGCATGGTCGAGCGCACCTCGAACGTGCTGCTGAAGGCCCTCGAGGAGCCGCCGGAGAACACCGTCTGGATCCTCTGCGCCCCGAGCGAGGCCGATCTGCTGCCCACGATCCGCTCGCGGGTGCGGCCCCTGCGGCTGCGGGAACCCGACGTCGACGATGTCGCGCGCCTGATCGTGCAGCGCACGGGCGCCGACGAAGTCACGGCAGAGCAGGCCGCCCGGCATTCTCAGCGTCACATCGGCATGGCGCAGCGCCTGGCCACCGACGACGCCGCACGGCGCAGACGCGACACCACGCTGCGCTCCGTACTCGGAGTGCGCGGTGTCGGCAGCGCCGTGGAGGTGGCAGGACACATCATCCAGGCTGCGACCGACGACGCCAAGGCCCTGACGGCCGAGCGCGATGCGGCCGAACGCTCGAGCCTGCTGCGCACCGTCGGCATCGCAGAAGGGCAGGCGGTCCCACCGGCACTCCGCTCACAGATATCAGCGTTGGAAGACGACCAGAAGAAGCGCGCGACCCGAAGTCTGCGCGACGGTATCGATCGGGTGCTCACCGACCTGCAGTCGATGTTCCGCGATGTCGTGATGCTGCAGTACGGCCGCGGCGACGACCTCATAAACCGGGAATTGCGTGACGATCTGAGTGCCATGGCTCAGGCATGGCCGGTGACACGTACGCTGGTGGTTCTTGATCATCTTGCCGAGACCAGGGAAGCCCTGGAGCGCAACGTCGCTCCGACGCTCGCCCTCGAGAGTTTGCTCGTGACTGTCGCGAGCGGGAGGAAACCGTGA